In the genome of Gemmatimonadaceae bacterium, one region contains:
- a CDS encoding electron transfer flavoprotein subunit alpha/FixB family protein codes for MANILAFAEQRSGELRKVALENVTAARALADATGGEVHALLVGAPGIAQKAEQLGKHGADVVLVCEHDALGDYNAEAVAALAADRIKSGGYRVAVFSTSAQGRDLLPRVAAKLGVGVVTDVTEARIEGDAVIVKHPINIGKVIATASIASTPAVIGLRPGNTTLVENPKAAKVEQVQPVGDPSAARVKVKEMKQGASAKLDIGDAPVVIAGGRGLKSAEGFKLAEDLADAFGNAAVGATRAVCDDGWRPHSEQIGQTGRVVSPDLYIAVGISGAIQHLAGMRTSRTIVAINKDKEAPIFKIADYGIVGDVAEVLPALTAAVREARKSH; via the coding sequence ATGGCGAACATTCTTGCATTCGCGGAGCAGCGCTCCGGAGAGTTGCGCAAGGTGGCGCTCGAGAACGTCACCGCCGCGCGCGCGCTGGCCGACGCCACCGGCGGAGAAGTGCACGCCCTGCTCGTGGGCGCGCCGGGGATCGCGCAGAAAGCGGAGCAGCTCGGCAAGCACGGCGCCGACGTCGTGCTCGTGTGCGAGCACGATGCGCTCGGCGATTACAACGCAGAAGCTGTCGCGGCGCTCGCCGCCGACCGGATCAAGTCGGGCGGATACCGCGTGGCGGTGTTCTCCACTTCCGCGCAGGGACGTGATCTGCTCCCGCGGGTCGCGGCGAAGCTCGGTGTCGGCGTCGTGACCGACGTGACCGAAGCGCGCATCGAAGGCGACGCCGTGATCGTCAAGCATCCGATCAACATCGGCAAGGTCATCGCGACCGCGTCCATCGCCAGCACTCCGGCCGTGATTGGCCTGCGACCGGGCAACACGACGCTCGTCGAGAATCCGAAGGCGGCGAAGGTCGAGCAGGTGCAGCCCGTGGGCGATCCGTCGGCCGCGCGCGTGAAGGTGAAGGAGATGAAGCAGGGCGCGTCGGCCAAGCTCGACATCGGCGATGCGCCGGTGGTGATCGCCGGCGGCCGCGGACTCAAATCGGCCGAAGGGTTCAAGCTCGCCGAGGATCTGGCGGACGCGTTCGGCAACGCCGCGGTCGGCGCGACGCGCGCGGTATGCGACGACGGCTGGCGGCCGCACTCGGAGCAGATCGGACAGACGGGGCGAGTCGTGAGCCCCGATCTCTACATCGCCGTCGGAATCTCCGGCGCGATTCAGCACCTGGCGGGAATGCGCACGTCGCGCACGATCGTCGCGATCAACAAGGACAAGGAAGCGCCGATCTTCAAGATCGCCGACTACGGCATCGTCGGCGACGTGGCCGAGGTGCTGCCCGCGCTCACCGCGGCGGTGCGCGAAGCGCGGAAGTCGCACTGA
- a CDS encoding electron transfer flavoprotein subunit beta/FixA family protein: protein MKIAVCVKRVPDMDARFRISADGTSLDEAGLKFDINEPDAWAVEAGLQLKEKAGQGEVVVLSLGPPAVQETIRKALSMGADRGIHLAADRVPFDGFSIARAIAAELKDGGYDLILFGKMSPDSSNGIVGAIVAELLDYACVTAVSGLEMADGGGTAKRELEGAQEFVEFTLPAVLTVDEGLNTARYPSLKGIMAAKKKPMESKPAQLGEPMVTIKSLEMPPDRPPGKIVGEGAAAVPELVRLLQTEAKVL, encoded by the coding sequence GTGAAGATCGCCGTGTGCGTCAAGCGCGTCCCCGACATGGACGCCCGCTTCAGGATCTCGGCCGACGGCACGTCGCTGGACGAGGCGGGGCTCAAATTCGACATCAACGAGCCCGACGCGTGGGCCGTCGAGGCCGGTCTCCAGCTCAAGGAGAAGGCGGGTCAGGGCGAAGTCGTAGTGCTCTCGCTCGGTCCCCCCGCGGTGCAGGAGACGATCCGCAAGGCGCTGAGCATGGGCGCCGACCGTGGCATCCACCTCGCCGCGGACCGCGTTCCGTTCGACGGCTTCTCCATCGCGCGCGCCATTGCCGCCGAGCTGAAGGACGGGGGCTACGATCTCATCCTGTTCGGGAAGATGTCTCCGGATTCTTCCAACGGGATCGTCGGGGCGATCGTGGCGGAGCTGCTCGACTACGCCTGCGTGACCGCGGTCTCCGGTCTGGAGATGGCCGACGGTGGCGGCACTGCCAAGCGCGAGCTCGAAGGCGCGCAGGAGTTCGTCGAGTTTACGCTGCCCGCGGTGCTCACCGTGGACGAAGGGTTGAACACGGCTCGGTATCCGTCGTTGAAGGGGATCATGGCCGCGAAAAAAAAGCCAATGGAGAGCAAGCCGGCACAACTCGGCGAGCCGATGGTGACCATCAAATCATTGGAGATGCCCCCCGACCGGCCGCCCGGAAAGATCGTCGGCGAGGGCGCCGCGGCCGTGCCGGAGCTGGTTCGGCTTCTCCAAACAGAAGCGAAGGTGCTCTGA
- a CDS encoding LLM class flavin-dependent oxidoreductase: MRYGYWLPVFGGWLRNVHDEGMEASWEYSSRLARRSEELGYALTLVAELYLNDIKGIDAPCLDAWSTAAALAAVTERLELMVAVRPTFHQPAILAKQAANIDRISNGRLSLNVVSSWWRDEARRYGVHFDEHDDRYARTEEWLSVLGGAWRTPLFSYDGRYYRTEETVLEPKPVSSATRVRPTIYAGGESETAKSLITRRCDAYVMHGDPPDRIAPKIADMRRRREEASAAASEKETGPPLAPLSFGMAAYSIVRDTESEARDELKRVTSVMPGSPGYGNYLEFIRNSKLDQQLSLEDYSVSNRGLRAGLVGTPEQVAERIRAFEEVGVDLLLLQCSPQLEEMERFAAQVMPLVT; this comes from the coding sequence ATGCGCTACGGCTACTGGTTGCCCGTCTTCGGCGGCTGGCTCAGAAACGTCCACGACGAAGGTATGGAGGCGTCCTGGGAATATTCGTCCCGCCTGGCCCGCCGGAGCGAGGAGCTTGGATATGCTCTGACACTGGTCGCCGAGCTATACCTCAACGACATCAAAGGCATCGACGCGCCGTGTCTCGACGCGTGGTCGACTGCGGCGGCCCTGGCGGCGGTCACGGAGCGACTCGAGCTCATGGTGGCCGTGCGCCCGACGTTCCACCAGCCGGCGATCCTCGCCAAGCAAGCGGCGAACATCGACCGCATCTCGAATGGCCGCCTGTCTCTCAATGTGGTGTCGAGCTGGTGGCGGGACGAGGCCCGGCGATACGGCGTGCATTTCGACGAGCACGACGACCGGTACGCCCGCACCGAGGAGTGGCTGAGCGTGCTCGGTGGGGCGTGGCGCACGCCACTGTTCAGCTATGACGGCCGATACTACCGGACGGAGGAGACGGTCCTCGAGCCCAAGCCAGTGTCGTCCGCAACGCGCGTGCGTCCCACGATCTACGCCGGAGGCGAAAGCGAAACCGCGAAGTCGCTCATTACACGGCGCTGCGACGCCTACGTGATGCACGGCGACCCACCCGACCGCATCGCCCCGAAAATTGCCGACATGCGTCGCCGGCGCGAGGAAGCGTCGGCTGCGGCCTCGGAGAAGGAGACCGGCCCCCCGCTCGCACCGCTATCGTTCGGGATGGCTGCTTACTCGATCGTGCGCGATACTGAATCTGAAGCGCGCGACGAACTGAAGCGGGTCACGAGCGTTATGCCCGGCTCTCCCGGGTACGGCAACTACCTGGAATTCATCCGGAACTCCAAGCTGGACCAGCAGCTGTCGCTAGAGGACTACTCGGTGTCGAACCGCGGACTTCGCGCCGGGCTGGTGGGCACGCCGGAACAGGTCGCCGAGCGGATCCGCGCGTTCGAGGAGGTCGGCGTCGACCTTTTACTGCTTCAGTGCAGTCCTCAACTCGAAGAAATGGAGCGATTCGCCGCGCAAGTGATGCCGCTGGTCACGTAA
- a CDS encoding serine hydrolase, with product MTHRTRVALLAIVCIAATTAIPDLQAQQRPSDAAYYPGADGRWEHRSPSQAGMDSARVAAAVAFAVSSESRAPRDLLLAHVQSFGREPFGDAVGPFKERSDPTGLIIRRGYVVAEWGDPARVDMTFSVTKSFLSSVVGVAFDRGLIPDLGRPVHLDMAPVVALSHAPRSSADVTGGDPGIIHPFDTPHNRRITWNDLLRQTSDWEGTLWGKPDWADRPDADRSAWLTRERRAPGSSYEYNDVRVNALALAALNVWRRPLPQVLAEYVMDPIGASRTWRWYGYDNSWIVLDGVPVQSVSGGGHWGGGMFISAYDQARFGLLTLRRGVWAGRQILSERWVRMALTPTPAQTDYGFMNWFLNTDRKRLPSAPGSAFMHLGNGTNLIYVDPENDLVVVARWIDNGALDAFVGRVLAAIN from the coding sequence GTGACGCATAGGACGCGCGTTGCTCTCCTCGCCATCGTCTGCATCGCTGCGACCACGGCGATTCCAGATCTGCAAGCGCAGCAGAGGCCGAGCGACGCCGCCTACTATCCGGGCGCGGACGGGCGTTGGGAGCACCGAAGCCCGAGCCAGGCCGGCATGGACTCAGCGCGCGTCGCGGCCGCGGTCGCGTTCGCGGTATCCAGCGAATCCAGGGCGCCCCGCGACCTGCTGCTCGCGCACGTGCAGTCGTTCGGGCGCGAGCCGTTCGGCGACGCCGTGGGTCCGTTCAAGGAGCGGAGCGACCCGACCGGGCTGATCATCCGCCGCGGGTACGTCGTGGCGGAGTGGGGCGACCCGGCCCGGGTGGACATGACGTTCAGCGTCACGAAGAGCTTCCTGTCGTCGGTAGTGGGAGTCGCGTTCGACCGCGGACTGATCCCGGACCTCGGCCGGCCCGTCCATCTGGACATGGCGCCCGTCGTGGCGCTGTCGCACGCTCCGCGATCGTCGGCCGACGTCACGGGCGGCGATCCCGGAATCATCCACCCCTTCGACACGCCGCACAATCGCCGAATCACCTGGAACGATCTCCTCCGGCAGACGAGCGACTGGGAGGGGACGCTGTGGGGCAAGCCGGACTGGGCGGACCGGCCGGACGCCGATCGGTCGGCCTGGCTCACGCGGGAGCGCAGGGCGCCGGGCAGCTCGTACGAATACAACGACGTTCGGGTGAACGCGCTCGCGCTCGCGGCGCTCAACGTCTGGCGGCGGCCGCTGCCGCAGGTGCTCGCGGAATACGTGATGGATCCGATCGGCGCATCGCGCACCTGGCGCTGGTACGGCTACGACAATTCCTGGATCGTGCTCGACGGCGTGCCCGTGCAATCCGTCTCGGGCGGCGGGCACTGGGGCGGCGGGATGTTCATCAGCGCGTACGACCAGGCGCGGTTTGGGCTGCTGACGCTGCGCCGCGGAGTGTGGGCGGGACGGCAGATCCTGTCCGAGCGCTGGGTGCGGATGGCGCTCACGCCCACGCCCGCGCAGACCGACTACGGCTTCATGAACTGGTTCCTCAACACCGATCGCAAGCGGCTGCCGAGCGCGCCGGGGTCGGCGTTCATGCACCTGGGGAACGGCACCAACCTGATCTACGTGGATCCGGAGAACGATCTGGTGGTCGTTGCGCGCTGGATAGACAACGGCGCACTCGATGCGTTCGTCGGGCGCGTCCTCGCCGCGATCAATTGA
- a CDS encoding prephenate dehydrogenase/arogenate dehydrogenase family protein — translation MSREAEEERSLDSLRDRIRELDLALVALAAERVEVAREVGQLKRRQKLSTIEYAQEKVVLERARAAAQERGLDPTVAEDVFAALIRASVTVQDADNIRVAAVGAGRNAVIVGGAGRMGRWFARFLSAQGYTSGALDPAAPADENEWAGGVLPSADLIVCSTPPGATAQLYAEWSRDPPAGVVVDIASIKAPLLEPIRALQRAGGRVASIHPMFGPSTVLLRDADVVICDTGDSEATTVVEQIFLPTTARIVHMGLADHDRIMADLLSLSHAAAIAFALALPETEHPVRSTTFQGLESLAAAVVRESPDVYYEIQAMNPHSAVALERLRTALDRIVAAVMARDSGAFQALLEEGRRRTPEEK, via the coding sequence ATGTCGCGCGAAGCAGAGGAGGAACGGAGTCTGGACAGCCTCCGCGATCGGATCCGCGAGCTGGATCTGGCGCTTGTCGCGCTGGCGGCCGAGCGCGTCGAAGTGGCGCGGGAGGTCGGGCAGCTCAAGCGGCGGCAAAAGCTGTCGACGATCGAGTACGCTCAAGAGAAGGTGGTGCTCGAGCGGGCTCGCGCCGCCGCCCAGGAGCGCGGGCTCGATCCGACGGTCGCGGAAGACGTCTTTGCCGCGTTGATCCGTGCATCGGTCACGGTGCAGGATGCGGACAATATTCGCGTGGCCGCCGTGGGCGCCGGCAGAAACGCGGTCATCGTCGGCGGCGCCGGCCGCATGGGCCGGTGGTTCGCCCGCTTCCTCTCGGCGCAGGGCTACACCAGCGGCGCGCTCGATCCGGCCGCGCCGGCGGACGAAAATGAGTGGGCCGGCGGCGTGCTCCCTTCGGCGGATCTCATAGTCTGCTCGACTCCGCCCGGCGCGACGGCGCAACTCTACGCCGAGTGGTCGCGAGATCCGCCGGCTGGAGTCGTAGTGGACATCGCCAGTATCAAGGCCCCGCTGCTGGAGCCGATCCGCGCGCTGCAGCGCGCCGGCGGCCGCGTGGCTTCGATCCACCCCATGTTCGGCCCGTCAACCGTTCTGCTGCGGGACGCCGACGTCGTGATCTGCGATACGGGCGATTCCGAAGCAACCACCGTCGTGGAGCAGATCTTCCTGCCGACCACCGCCCGGATCGTGCACATGGGGTTGGCGGATCACGACCGCATCATGGCCGATCTGCTCAGTCTGTCGCACGCCGCCGCCATCGCTTTCGCGCTGGCGCTCCCTGAGACGGAGCACCCGGTTCGCAGCACCACCTTTCAGGGGCTCGAGTCGCTGGCCGCGGCGGTCGTGCGCGAGAGTCCCGACGTGTACTACGAGATCCAGGCCATGAATCCCCATTCGGCGGTCGCGCTCGAACGACTTCGTACCGCTCTGGATCGCATAGTCGCCGCCGTCATGGCGCGGGATTCGGGAGCTTTCCAGGCGTTGCTGGAGGAGGGACGGCGGCGCACACCGGAGGAGAAGTAG
- a CDS encoding CHAT domain-containing tetratricopeptide repeat protein: MGNRTVEATTLNNIGAVQRSLGRPDSALAYYARALPIVREVGDRRVEAATLTSIGVVQSNLGRPDSALAYYARALPIQRDVGDRSSEAATLNNIGSVQSDLGRPDSALAYYARALPIVREVGNRSGEAATLTNIGSVQSNLGRPDSALAYYARALPIVREVGDRRVEAATLTSIGVVQSNLGRPDSALAYYALALPIHREVGDRSGEAATLNNIGLVQSNLGRPDSALAYYARALPIQRDVGDRSGEAITLTNIGSVQSNLGRPDSALAYYALALPIHREVGNRSGEALTFQNVGYVLLRTKSDGSARSAAAAFDSAAALLAQIRRSAGGDANAVSFSETGGDTHTGWSLAWQRLAEEQRAPGDSLAFTHAVASSLAAAERGRAQALRDLLDRRSWASVTDLDASDTIPGADLADEAGRLLAPLRSAKTALLYYLTDGDTLRTWFLSPTGTFEVLPTIAQSKADLTRKMATARAALGADAVAARQRRGDPPWAGEARAPIAQPDRVSRDLLGGSAGDPIAAPAALQELSAGVLPADLEALLPPGTELVIVPHGALGQVPFAALTLPGDTIPIGARNPLRYAPSLRALVAAEAAGEATPSTGAGKARGHAIVVGNPQMPEVRDETGNSHQLSELPGAAEEGRWVATKLGVQVLTGSAASESVVRDSLSNAWVVHLATHGLAYGTKARVRDSYVALAPGAGHDGLLTLGELLNDHALRLSAELIVLSACQTGLGESRESEGTVGLQRGLLAKGARSVLVSLWSVDDAATLLLMERFYTHWLGQDGRPTLSKAEALRLAQNDVRTTKQFTNPRYWAAFQLVGAR; encoded by the coding sequence GTGGGGAACCGCACAGTTGAGGCGACAACCCTCAACAACATCGGCGCGGTGCAGAGGAGTCTTGGCCGTCCGGATTCGGCGCTCGCCTATTACGCGCGGGCGCTCCCCATAGTGCGCGAAGTGGGGGACCGCAGAGTTGAGGCGGCCACGCTCACCAGCATCGGCGTGGTCCAGTCCAACCTCGGCCGTCCGGATTCGGCGCTCGCCTATTATGCGCGGGCGCTCCCCATCCAGCGTGACGTGGGGGACCGTTCCAGCGAGGCGGCAACGCTCAACAACATCGGCTCGGTCCAATCGGACCTCGGCCGTCCGGATTCGGCGCTCGCCTATTATGCGCGGGCGCTCCCCATAGTGCGCGAAGTGGGGAACCGTTCCGGCGAGGCGGCCACGCTCACCAACATCGGCTCGGTCCAGTCCAACCTCGGCCGTCCGGATTCGGCGCTCGCCTATTACGCGCGGGCGCTCCCCATAGTGCGCGAAGTGGGGGACCGCAGAGTTGAGGCGGCCACGCTCACCAGCATCGGCGTGGTCCAGTCCAACCTCGGCCGTCCGGATTCGGCGCTCGCCTATTACGCGCTGGCGCTCCCGATCCACCGTGAGGTTGGGGACCGCTCGGGCGAGGCGGCAACGCTCAACAACATCGGCCTGGTCCAATCCAACCTCGGCCGTCCGGATTCGGCGCTCGCCTATTATGCGCGGGCGCTCCCCATCCAGCGTGACGTGGGGGACCGTTCCGGCGAGGCGATAACGCTCACCAACATCGGCTCGGTCCAGTCCAACCTCGGCCGTCCGGATTCGGCGCTCGCCTATTACGCGCTGGCGCTCCCGATCCACCGTGAGGTTGGGAACCGCTCGGGCGAGGCGCTGACTTTTCAAAACGTCGGTTACGTTCTCCTCCGTACGAAAAGCGACGGCAGCGCTCGGTCTGCGGCGGCGGCATTCGATAGCGCGGCAGCACTGCTCGCGCAGATCCGGCGCAGCGCCGGCGGCGATGCGAACGCGGTGAGTTTTAGCGAGACTGGCGGCGACACCCACACCGGATGGTCGCTCGCCTGGCAACGGCTGGCGGAGGAACAGCGCGCCCCAGGCGATTCTCTAGCATTCACTCACGCGGTGGCCTCGTCTCTCGCCGCCGCCGAGCGCGGGCGAGCGCAGGCCCTTCGGGATCTCCTGGATCGCCGGTCCTGGGCGAGCGTCACGGATCTCGATGCAAGCGATACCATCCCGGGAGCGGATCTCGCGGACGAGGCGGGCCGGCTCCTCGCACCACTCCGCTCGGCCAAAACGGCTCTTCTCTACTATCTAACGGACGGCGACACGCTCCGGACGTGGTTCCTCAGCCCGACTGGCACGTTCGAAGTTCTCCCTACTATTGCGCAATCAAAAGCCGATCTCACTCGAAAGATGGCGACAGCGCGCGCAGCACTCGGCGCCGACGCCGTCGCCGCTCGGCAACGCCGTGGGGATCCTCCTTGGGCAGGCGAGGCCCGTGCTCCGATCGCGCAACCGGACAGGGTCAGTAGGGATCTCCTTGGGGGTAGTGCGGGTGATCCGATCGCCGCGCCAGCCGCGCTACAGGAGTTGAGCGCAGGCGTGCTGCCGGCCGACCTGGAGGCGCTCCTGCCCCCTGGTACGGAGCTCGTCATCGTGCCGCATGGCGCGCTTGGACAGGTGCCTTTCGCGGCGTTGACACTCCCGGGAGACACGATCCCGATTGGAGCGCGAAACCCGCTCCGGTACGCGCCGTCCCTCCGCGCGCTTGTCGCAGCGGAGGCAGCTGGAGAGGCCACGCCGAGCACCGGCGCGGGAAAGGCACGCGGCCACGCAATCGTCGTCGGCAATCCTCAGATGCCCGAAGTGCGCGACGAGACTGGAAACTCGCACCAACTGTCGGAGCTACCGGGAGCCGCAGAAGAAGGACGGTGGGTCGCGACGAAGCTTGGCGTACAGGTGCTAACAGGCTCTGCGGCATCAGAGAGCGTTGTGCGCGACTCGCTTTCCAACGCCTGGGTCGTGCACTTGGCCACGCACGGTCTGGCCTACGGCACTAAAGCAAGAGTCCGCGACTCCTATGTCGCGTTAGCCCCCGGCGCGGGCCACGACGGGCTCCTGACTTTGGGAGAGCTCCTCAATGACCACGCGCTGCGATTGTCGGCTGAACTCATCGTGCTCTCCGCTTGCCAGACCGGACTCGGCGAATCCCGTGAATCAGAGGGTACCGTCGGACTGCAACGCGGTCTCCTGGCAAAGGGCGCTCGCAGTGTGCTCGTCAGCTTGTGGAGCGTGGACGACGCGGCGACGCTCCTCCTCATGGAACGGTTCTACACGCACTGGCTCGGCCAAGACGGTCGGCCCACTCTCAGCAAGGCGGAAGCGCTCCGGCTCGCGCAAAACGACGTGCGCACCACGAAGCAATTCACTAATCCGCGATACTGGGCCGCGTTTCAGCTAGTGGGAGCCCGGTAG
- a CDS encoding acyl-CoA dehydrogenase family protein, with the protein MNDFYAIDSSLSEDERAVRDTVRRFVDDRVLPIIGDCYIDGRFPLELVPEMAELGVFGANLPEEYGCAGLNNVAYGLIMQELERGDSGVRSFASVQGALVMYPIFAFGSEEQKRHYLPKMAQGEIIGCFGLTEPDFGSNPAGMITRAKEQKDGTWVLNGSKMWITNGSTAHVAIVWAKTGATDDDKSIRGFVVPRDTPGFSSKDQKGKLSLRASDTSELVFSDLQLPADAILPKSGGLKSPLMCLTQARYGISWGALGAAMACFEEAVSYAGNRVMFGKPIAAFQIQQARLAEMLTEIVKGQLLALHLGRLKDAGTFTPQQVSLAKRNNVSMATDIAREARRLLGANGILAEYASMRHMANLESVYTYEGTHDIHTLVLGQAITGISAFE; encoded by the coding sequence GTGAACGACTTCTACGCCATAGACAGCAGCCTTTCCGAAGACGAGCGCGCAGTGCGCGACACCGTCCGCCGCTTCGTGGACGACCGCGTCCTGCCGATCATCGGCGACTGCTACATAGACGGCCGCTTTCCGCTGGAGCTGGTGCCGGAGATGGCCGAGCTCGGCGTGTTCGGCGCGAACCTGCCGGAAGAGTACGGCTGCGCTGGACTGAACAACGTCGCGTACGGACTGATCATGCAGGAGCTCGAGCGCGGCGATTCCGGTGTGCGCTCGTTCGCGTCGGTGCAGGGCGCGCTGGTGATGTATCCGATCTTCGCGTTCGGCAGCGAGGAGCAGAAGCGCCATTACCTGCCGAAGATGGCGCAGGGCGAGATCATCGGCTGCTTCGGTCTCACCGAGCCCGACTTCGGCTCCAACCCGGCGGGGATGATCACCCGCGCGAAGGAGCAGAAGGACGGCACGTGGGTGTTGAACGGCTCCAAGATGTGGATCACCAACGGCTCGACCGCGCACGTCGCCATCGTCTGGGCCAAGACGGGCGCCACCGACGACGACAAGTCGATTCGTGGCTTCGTCGTGCCGCGCGACACGCCGGGCTTCTCGTCGAAGGATCAGAAGGGGAAGCTCTCGCTGCGCGCGTCGGACACGAGCGAGCTGGTGTTCTCAGACTTGCAGCTCCCCGCCGACGCGATCCTGCCGAAGTCCGGCGGGCTCAAGAGCCCGCTCATGTGCCTGACCCAGGCGCGCTACGGCATCTCCTGGGGCGCGCTCGGCGCCGCGATGGCGTGCTTCGAGGAAGCGGTGAGCTATGCCGGGAATCGCGTCATGTTCGGCAAACCGATCGCCGCGTTCCAGATCCAGCAGGCGCGGCTCGCGGAGATGCTGACCGAGATAGTTAAGGGTCAGCTCCTCGCGCTCCACCTCGGCCGCCTCAAGGACGCCGGCACGTTCACGCCACAGCAGGTCTCGCTCGCCAAGCGCAACAACGTGAGCATGGCGACCGACATCGCGCGCGAGGCGCGGCGGCTGCTCGGCGCCAACGGGATCCTCGCCGAGTACGCGTCCATGCGGCACATGGCGAACCTGGAGAGCGTGTACACGTACGAGGGCACGCACGACATCCATACGCTGGTGCTCGGCCAGGCCATCACGGGGATCAGCGCTTTCGAGTGA
- a CDS encoding response regulator transcription factor, with product MSLPTLLLAEDHELVGQGLKAMLSADYEVLDLVQDGADVVAAVKRRKPDVLLLDLSLPHRNGIDLLAELLKANPKLRVLVLTMHVDPHLASMAMSLGARGFVPKNAGLDELRAAIEVIREGGKYLSPKIPEMGKRGKVAGPTGFSQLTARQQNIVRMLGKGMSSEEIAAELGVTVHTVAFHRKTIRRALGVKTDGEMHRYAILVAMAEETTRK from the coding sequence GTGAGTCTGCCGACTCTGCTGCTCGCGGAAGACCACGAGCTGGTCGGACAGGGGCTCAAGGCGATGCTGAGCGCGGACTACGAGGTCCTCGACCTCGTGCAGGACGGCGCCGACGTCGTCGCCGCGGTGAAGCGGCGCAAGCCCGACGTCCTGCTGCTGGATCTGTCCCTGCCGCACCGGAACGGGATCGATCTCCTGGCCGAGCTGCTCAAGGCGAATCCCAAGCTGCGTGTGCTCGTGCTGACCATGCACGTCGACCCGCATCTCGCGAGCATGGCCATGTCGCTGGGCGCCCGCGGCTTCGTTCCGAAAAACGCCGGGCTCGACGAGCTGCGCGCGGCGATCGAGGTGATTCGTGAGGGCGGAAAGTATCTCTCTCCAAAGATCCCCGAGATGGGGAAGCGCGGCAAAGTGGCCGGCCCGACGGGGTTCAGCCAGCTCACGGCCCGCCAGCAGAACATCGTCCGCATGCTCGGGAAAGGGATGAGCTCAGAGGAGATCGCGGCGGAGCTCGGCGTGACCGTGCACACCGTGGCGTTTCATCGCAAGACCATCCGCCGCGCGCTCGGCGTGAAAACGGACGGCGAGATGCACCGGTACGCGATCCTGGTCGCCATGGCGGAAGAGACCACGCGCAAATAA